One stretch of Chryseobacterium sp. LJ668 DNA includes these proteins:
- a CDS encoding O-antigen translocase, translating into MSKSTGYRTALKSTSIFGGVQVIRIVINLVRFKLVAILLGPFGFGIISMYNTIITFVQSLSSLGLANSAVRDISVIGSEKPDKRNLVVSAIYKWFVATGVIGMVVMIGLSSIICKISFDNYEYTVPIMLLSVCVLFQTINNGDLAVIQGFRDLKSLAKVNIAGSLIGLIVSIPFFYFFAEKGIIPSLILSSLVMVIFSNFFLRKLDFTFEKQSLREIYKLGKSTARLGIMLSISAIAVSLVEFIVKAFITRYSSTEIVGLYQAGWTINASYVGVVLTAMGTDYFPRLSEASGNGDETRSIVTEQTEIALIILAPIICIMITFLPFIIQILYTKDFLSIVPMTRIMLLGSFFKASSWAISYMFLAKGDGKRFLMNELVINLISLLSMIILFYYFSLEGIGLAFTLNYLIYFIMVYLVAKKKYNFTYTVSFWKLLGKYSAIAMIIFTIFEIFDYNLYTYIAGCFVSVFMMIVVYHDLNSRMNISSIIQKILKK; encoded by the coding sequence ATGAGTAAATCAACCGGTTATAGAACTGCTTTAAAATCAACAAGCATATTTGGTGGCGTACAGGTTATCAGGATAGTTATCAATTTGGTTAGATTTAAGCTTGTTGCAATTCTTTTGGGGCCATTTGGTTTTGGAATTATAAGCATGTATAATACGATAATAACTTTTGTACAGTCACTTTCAAGCTTAGGATTGGCTAATAGTGCTGTACGCGACATTTCCGTAATCGGTTCAGAAAAGCCAGATAAAAGAAATTTAGTCGTTAGTGCGATATACAAATGGTTTGTAGCGACAGGCGTAATTGGAATGGTAGTTATGATAGGGCTATCTTCAATTATATGTAAAATATCTTTTGATAATTATGAGTATACAGTTCCTATTATGTTACTTTCTGTTTGTGTTTTATTTCAAACGATAAATAATGGCGATCTTGCCGTTATACAGGGGTTCAGAGATTTGAAATCCTTGGCAAAAGTAAATATTGCAGGTTCTTTGATAGGGCTCATTGTATCAATTCCTTTTTTTTATTTTTTTGCTGAAAAAGGGATCATCCCATCATTAATATTATCATCATTAGTGATGGTAATCTTTTCAAATTTTTTTCTAAGAAAATTAGATTTTACTTTTGAAAAACAATCTCTGAGAGAGATTTATAAGTTAGGTAAAAGTACAGCGCGTCTGGGTATCATGTTGTCAATAAGTGCAATTGCTGTTTCTCTAGTAGAATTTATTGTAAAAGCTTTTATCACAAGATACAGTAGTACGGAGATTGTAGGTTTATATCAAGCCGGCTGGACGATTAATGCAAGTTATGTTGGTGTTGTTCTTACCGCAATGGGAACTGATTATTTTCCTCGTTTATCAGAAGCGTCGGGAAATGGTGATGAAACAAGATCAATTGTTACCGAGCAGACCGAAATAGCGTTGATTATTCTAGCACCGATTATTTGTATAATGATAACGTTTTTGCCATTCATTATTCAAATTTTATATACCAAAGATTTTTTAAGCATTGTTCCAATGACAAGAATTATGTTGTTGGGCTCATTCTTTAAGGCATCATCCTGGGCAATAAGCTACATGTTTTTAGCAAAAGGTGATGGAAAACGATTTTTAATGAATGAGTTAGTAATAAATTTAATATCATTATTATCAATGATTATTTTATTCTACTACTTTTCATTGGAAGGTATTGGCTTGGCTTTTACTTTAAATTATTTGATATATTTCATTATGGTTTATTTGGTAGCTAAAAAGAAATATAATTTTACTTATACTGTTAGTTTTTGGAAATTGTTGGGAAAGTACAGCGCTATTGCTATGATTATCTTCACTATTTTTGAGATATTTGATTATAATTTGTACACGTATATAGCAGGATGTTTTGTGTCAGTTTTTATGATGATTGTAGTATATCATGATCTGAATAGTAGAATGAATATATCATCGATCATACAAAAAATTCTAAAGAAATAG
- a CDS encoding glycosyltransferase family protein, which produces MFRKDIKSYCIMTQSIGDLGGSQLYTVRRIKHLLKRNIKVCVVAGSNDNFTLQKEFEGIDILIVPEINFLPSMFTKARWKSVVQKIVSFLQVNRYDVIESHSISTGVYAELVSKQTKSKNIIYLLNEDKVKNEDGINFNNFFNFKLKRNELFGVSSKSLEIILNRSLSEKENNFINIPFDLEEISGNESLSIIDEVTGNDADLKILSIARLDKTYLVNLIEEIIELAKERYDLEFLLVIIGNSSDARILESLKSRDPNLKNLAIFFPGYVHPIPSILFKKVDIFIGQGTASVNSISQRCATAIIDPRDNKSPGFLGVDTNNFGYPEKDVPNRSIKEILQQVILDRNIISIAQEFGEKLFYSSYLSSSVMKDFDDKIIKSDMEIKYWDFIFIKSKRRIIEFLLIYIFGIKSFEIIFNKIVKWKSIK; this is translated from the coding sequence ATGTTTAGAAAAGACATAAAATCTTATTGTATAATGACACAAAGTATTGGAGATCTAGGCGGATCTCAGCTTTATACGGTAAGAAGAATTAAACATCTATTAAAAAGGAATATAAAAGTTTGTGTTGTCGCAGGTTCTAACGATAATTTTACATTACAAAAAGAGTTTGAAGGAATTGATATACTTATTGTACCGGAAATAAATTTTCTGCCATCGATGTTTACAAAAGCAAGATGGAAGTCAGTTGTTCAAAAAATTGTTAGTTTTTTGCAAGTAAACAGATATGATGTCATAGAATCGCATTCTATATCTACAGGTGTTTATGCTGAATTGGTTTCTAAACAGACAAAGAGTAAAAATATTATCTACTTACTAAATGAGGATAAAGTTAAAAATGAAGATGGAATAAATTTTAATAATTTTTTTAATTTTAAACTAAAGAGAAATGAATTGTTTGGCGTTTCAAGCAAATCATTAGAAATTATCTTAAACAGAAGCTTATCAGAAAAAGAAAATAATTTTATCAATATACCTTTTGATCTTGAGGAAATTTCCGGCAATGAGAGTTTATCTATTATTGATGAAGTAACAGGTAATGATGCAGATTTAAAAATACTTTCCATAGCAAGATTAGACAAAACATATTTGGTCAATCTCATAGAAGAAATTATTGAGTTGGCAAAAGAACGCTACGATTTAGAATTTTTGCTTGTAATAATCGGAAACAGTAGTGATGCGAGAATACTGGAAAGTTTAAAATCCAGAGATCCTAATCTGAAAAATTTAGCAATTTTTTTCCCGGGTTATGTTCATCCGATACCGTCAATATTGTTTAAGAAAGTAGATATCTTTATAGGGCAGGGCACTGCAAGTGTTAATAGTATTTCACAAAGATGTGCTACAGCGATTATTGATCCGCGGGATAATAAATCACCGGGGTTTTTAGGGGTAGATACAAATAATTTTGGGTACCCTGAGAAAGATGTGCCCAATAGAAGTATTAAGGAGATATTACAACAAGTAATACTTGACAGAAATATCATTTCTATAGCCCAGGAATTTGGCGAAAAATTATTTTACAGTTCTTATCTTTCATCCAGCGTCATGAAAGATTTTGATGATAAAATTATAAAGTCTGATATGGAAATAAAATATTGGGATTTCATATTTATCAAAAGCAAAAGAAGAATAATCGAATTTTTATTAATATATATATTCGGGATAAAATCATTTGAAATTATTTTTAATAAAATCGTAAAATGGAAAAGTATTAAATAA
- a CDS encoding O-antigen ligase family protein: MIASLFDTSMLDENSRLTGNVGLNPISYGEVGAKSIILGGFLFVRSRKLFMKIIVIAVILLGFATLGRAASRGPLLSLFIVTFFYFIAARKNPVVAILTFLFSCVFIIVFQQYIIDLLGFLSPTLKLRVEASLYENDSSDRGELFIGGINQFLDHPLFGNYFVLYPESGKGINTHNMIIDVFMSLGMIGGLLLIVLMIKGIASSYKIIKMRSSINWIACLFVFSVISSMVSTSFYMDPFFSVMLFLTIAATSKLNLN; the protein is encoded by the coding sequence ATGATTGCATCACTTTTTGATACTTCCATGTTAGATGAAAATAGTCGTTTGACGGGGAATGTTGGTTTAAATCCTATCTCATATGGAGAAGTAGGTGCGAAATCAATTATTCTTGGAGGTTTTTTATTTGTAAGAAGTCGGAAACTATTTATGAAAATAATAGTTATTGCAGTTATTTTGTTAGGCTTTGCTACATTAGGAAGAGCGGCTAGTAGAGGTCCTCTCTTAAGTTTATTTATCGTTACCTTTTTTTACTTTATCGCAGCCCGGAAAAATCCTGTTGTAGCGATTTTAACATTCCTGTTCTCTTGTGTTTTTATTATAGTTTTTCAGCAATACATTATAGATCTTCTCGGTTTTCTCTCTCCAACTTTAAAATTGAGGGTAGAAGCTTCTCTGTATGAAAATGATTCCTCCGATAGAGGCGAACTTTTTATTGGTGGTATCAATCAGTTTTTAGATCATCCACTCTTTGGAAATTATTTTGTCTTATATCCCGAAAGTGGAAAAGGAATTAATACTCACAATATGATTATTGATGTATTTATGTCTTTAGGAATGATAGGCGGACTGCTGCTCATTGTATTAATGATTAAAGGAATTGCTAGTTCTTATAAAATAATTAAGATGCGCAGCTCAATCAATTGGATAGCATGCCTTTTTGTGTTCAGTGTTATCTCTTCAATGGTTTCAACATCTTTTTATATGGATCCATTTTTTTCTGTTATGTTGTTTTTAACAATTGCTGCAACGAGTAAATTAAATTTGAATTAA
- the asnB gene encoding asparagine synthase (glutamine-hydrolyzing), with amino-acid sequence MCGIFGVYNFDRQKVSRDRSLAAVKKINHRGPDFQKVVFYNDEAIALGHARLSIIDLSDVANQPMETDKYSVVFNGEIYNYIEIREELKTAGYSFTTNSDTEVLIHAYDYWKDKCVEKFNGMWAFTILCKKTGNLFCSRDRFGVKPFNYYYDKKKLIFCSEIKSILEYDPALKVPNYNSIGLFCREGICGEIEETWFEGIKRLMPGHNMYIVDGDVKIKKYYDFPTDTIDISFNDAKIKFKEIFDDAVKLRMRSDVPVGTTLSGGLDSSSIVSSVRTFFKGEHDTFTAHFPDFKDDEYANAKKTNEALDLTGNPIIIKYGENYLEVLEEIIYHLESGHLSPSIFPLWRVYEQSTKKVTVLLEGQGADELLGGYIASFGGSFLKEQLGKGNIKNFLKQFSLLNKNYNIKSIATLYLRANLPIAVRTFIRRNVLKYENIFDGHIKTVSYPEKTKNSSNSPLKNQLQESHQTTLVNLLHYGDALSMAFGLESRLPFMDYRLVNFCYTLPAEYLINDGKGKYILREAMKDDLPKHIYEDAKKLGFPSPVDKFFRENKELLKSILLSEKSKARNIFNSTELEYFINNRMDKNSGERVIFRAVCVELWFKTFIDK; translated from the coding sequence ATGTGTGGAATATTTGGCGTTTATAATTTTGACCGACAAAAAGTATCAAGAGATAGATCTCTGGCTGCTGTAAAAAAAATTAATCATCGAGGTCCCGATTTTCAAAAAGTTGTCTTCTATAACGACGAAGCTATTGCTCTGGGACATGCAAGACTTTCCATAATAGATTTGTCAGACGTGGCAAATCAGCCTATGGAAACAGATAAATACAGTGTTGTATTTAATGGTGAAATCTACAATTATATTGAAATTCGTGAAGAATTAAAAACTGCGGGTTACAGCTTCACTACAAACAGTGATACAGAGGTTCTCATACATGCTTATGATTATTGGAAAGATAAATGTGTTGAAAAATTTAATGGTATGTGGGCTTTTACCATTCTTTGTAAAAAAACAGGAAATTTATTTTGTTCCAGAGACCGTTTTGGAGTAAAACCATTTAATTATTATTACGACAAAAAGAAACTGATTTTTTGCTCCGAAATTAAATCTATTCTAGAATACGATCCTGCTCTCAAAGTACCAAATTATAATTCTATCGGCTTATTCTGCAGAGAAGGAATTTGCGGTGAGATTGAAGAGACTTGGTTCGAAGGTATTAAAAGATTGATGCCGGGACACAATATGTATATCGTTGATGGTGATGTTAAAATAAAAAAATACTATGATTTTCCTACAGATACCATAGACATTTCTTTTAATGATGCAAAGATTAAATTCAAAGAAATATTTGACGACGCCGTGAAGCTTAGAATGCGAAGTGATGTTCCTGTGGGAACAACTTTATCCGGTGGTTTAGATTCGTCAAGTATTGTCTCAAGCGTACGTACTTTTTTCAAAGGAGAACATGATACTTTTACTGCACATTTTCCAGATTTTAAAGATGATGAATATGCAAATGCAAAAAAAACGAATGAAGCATTAGATTTAACTGGAAATCCAATAATAATTAAATATGGCGAAAATTACCTCGAGGTTTTAGAAGAGATCATTTATCATCTAGAATCTGGTCACCTTTCACCATCTATTTTTCCACTGTGGAGAGTATACGAGCAATCCACAAAAAAAGTTACGGTATTACTGGAAGGGCAGGGAGCTGATGAATTGCTGGGAGGATATATTGCTAGTTTCGGAGGATCATTTTTAAAAGAGCAATTAGGAAAAGGAAATATTAAAAATTTCTTAAAGCAATTTTCACTTCTAAATAAAAATTACAATATAAAAAGTATTGCAACACTTTACTTAAGAGCCAATCTGCCAATTGCGGTTCGAACATTCATAAGGAGAAATGTTCTAAAGTATGAAAACATTTTTGATGGTCATATTAAGACGGTTTCTTATCCCGAAAAAACAAAAAACTCATCAAATTCACCTTTAAAAAATCAATTGCAAGAATCACATCAGACAACTTTGGTGAATCTTCTACATTATGGTGATGCTTTATCTATGGCATTCGGATTAGAATCCAGATTACCATTTATGGATTACAGACTTGTTAATTTCTGTTATACATTACCTGCAGAGTATTTAATTAATGATGGCAAAGGAAAATATATTCTTCGTGAAGCAATGAAGGATGATCTGCCTAAACATATTTATGAAGATGCAAAAAAACTGGGCTTTCCATCACCAGTTGATAAATTTTTTAGAGAAAATAAAGAATTATTAAAAAGCATCTTGCTAAGTGAAAAATCGAAGGCACGTAATATTTTTAATAGTACTGAATTAGAGTATTTTATTAATAATAGGATGGATAAGAATAGCGGTGAAAGGGTTATTTTCAGAGCTGTTTGTGTTGAATTGTGGTTTAAAACTTTTATTGATAAATAA
- a CDS encoding glycosyltransferase has translation MKDRIKLLMLVNYIPHYRLPVIEKIGEIYDLTVAHYAEAPLKENTLFKQIKLTPKNLYKFKFYKEDIFKLSSNYDVVLTLSELWTVPNMLLGFKKRSFGLVYWGIGVTASYDKSFDSGGFIDKIRMYISNKADSLLFYSDYPIKKHLDFGIKREKLFVANNTVLVEKKIEIKKEKKHFIFVGSLYKQKKIYDLLHAYKEYITFAENIHPLIIIGDGDEKSNIQKWIKDEKFEEYISLKGHISDQNILEKYYEDSLACISPGQAGLTVLNCMAYGVPFVTTENAITGGEILNIDHNINGIKYKGAEGELSQILSKLSKDNAFVNFLSVNAQNHYFENRTVDKMVKGFKEAIDYAYLTINQN, from the coding sequence ATGAAGGATAGAATAAAGCTACTCATGTTAGTGAATTACATACCGCATTATAGACTTCCGGTTATAGAAAAAATTGGTGAAATTTATGATTTAACGGTAGCACATTATGCTGAAGCCCCTTTAAAAGAGAATACTCTTTTTAAGCAGATAAAATTAACTCCCAAAAATCTATATAAATTTAAATTTTATAAAGAAGATATTTTTAAGCTATCATCAAACTATGATGTCGTATTAACTTTATCCGAGCTTTGGACCGTTCCTAATATGTTACTGGGTTTTAAAAAGAGAAGTTTCGGGTTGGTATATTGGGGAATTGGCGTTACAGCATCCTATGATAAGAGTTTTGATTCAGGTGGTTTTATTGATAAAATTAGAATGTATATATCAAATAAGGCCGATTCTCTGCTTTTTTACAGCGATTATCCGATAAAAAAGCATTTAGATTTTGGGATTAAACGCGAAAAACTATTTGTTGCGAATAACACGGTTCTTGTTGAGAAGAAAATCGAGATTAAAAAAGAAAAAAAGCATTTTATTTTTGTAGGATCATTATATAAGCAGAAAAAAATCTATGATCTGCTACATGCCTACAAAGAATACATTACTTTTGCGGAAAATATTCACCCGCTAATTATCATAGGTGATGGCGATGAAAAATCAAATATTCAAAAATGGATAAAAGATGAAAAATTTGAAGAGTATATATCTTTAAAAGGACATATTAGTGATCAGAATATTCTTGAGAAGTATTATGAAGATTCTCTAGCATGTATTTCACCGGGACAGGCTGGTCTCACTGTTCTAAATTGTATGGCATATGGGGTTCCCTTTGTTACAACTGAAAATGCCATAACGGGTGGTGAAATTCTTAATATTGATCATAATATTAATGGCATAAAATATAAAGGTGCTGAAGGTGAGTTAAGCCAAATACTCAGTAAATTGTCGAAGGATAATGCTTTTGTAAATTTTTTAAGCGTAAATGCGCAAAATCACTACTTTGAAAATAGAACAGTAGATAAAATGGTTAAAGGTTTTAAAGAGGCAATTGATTATGCTTACCTCACGATAAATCAAAATTAA
- the rffA gene encoding dTDP-4-amino-4,6-dideoxygalactose transaminase: MKNIPFNKPFLTGNELNYIKDAVESGKISGNGKFTKLCHELFENTFNVNKTLLTSSCTDALEMSAMLANIEENDEVIIPSFTFVSTALAFIREKATIVFADSNKNNPNIDADLIEGLITPRTKAIVPVHYAGIACDMDKIMNLAEKHNLVVIEDAAQAIDSYYKGKALGTIGDLGCFSFHETKNIISGEGGLLAINNQNYTKRSEVLWEKGTNRSEFFRGEVNKYGWIDTGSSFLPSEIIAAFLYAQFENLQSIQNKRKKLWDQYHNNLKELQNEGHLELPFIPDYATNNAHMFYIICKNLDERSALISYLKEKNILSVFHYLSLHKSDYYADKYKGNELNNSDHYTDCLLRLPLFYELTESEVDYITESISKFYKK, encoded by the coding sequence ATGAAAAATATCCCTTTCAATAAACCTTTTTTAACAGGTAATGAACTAAATTATATAAAAGATGCTGTAGAATCTGGTAAGATTTCCGGGAACGGTAAGTTTACAAAATTATGCCATGAATTATTTGAGAATACATTCAATGTCAACAAAACTTTGCTTACCTCTTCTTGTACCGATGCTTTAGAGATGTCTGCAATGTTAGCGAATATTGAAGAAAATGATGAAGTAATTATTCCATCATTCACTTTTGTTTCTACGGCACTTGCTTTTATAAGAGAAAAAGCAACCATAGTTTTTGCAGACAGTAATAAAAATAATCCGAATATTGATGCTGATCTTATTGAGGGATTGATTACCCCTAGAACAAAAGCAATTGTACCGGTACATTATGCAGGGATCGCATGCGATATGGATAAAATCATGAATTTAGCCGAAAAGCATAACTTGGTAGTAATCGAAGATGCTGCGCAGGCTATAGATTCATATTATAAAGGTAAAGCTTTAGGAACGATAGGTGATTTAGGATGCTTTTCTTTTCACGAAACAAAAAATATTATTTCAGGAGAAGGCGGCTTATTAGCGATAAATAATCAAAATTATACTAAAAGATCAGAAGTTCTTTGGGAAAAAGGAACAAACAGATCAGAGTTTTTCCGTGGCGAGGTAAATAAATATGGTTGGATTGATACCGGATCATCATTCTTACCTTCAGAAATTATTGCTGCCTTTTTATATGCTCAATTTGAGAATTTGCAGAGTATTCAAAATAAGCGAAAAAAATTATGGGACCAATATCATAACAATTTGAAAGAATTGCAAAATGAAGGTCATTTAGAATTGCCTTTTATTCCGGATTATGCTACTAATAATGCGCATATGTTCTACATAATTTGTAAAAATTTAGATGAACGTAGCGCTCTAATTTCTTATTTAAAAGAGAAAAATATTTTAAGTGTATTTCATTATTTAAGTTTACACAAAAGTGATTATTATGCGGATAAATACAAAGGGAATGAGTTAAATAATTCTGATCATTACACGGATTGTTTATTAAGACTGCCCTTATTTTATGAATTAACAGAAAGCGAAGTCGATTATATTACAGAAAGCATTTCGAAATTCTATAAAAAGTAA
- a CDS encoding glycosyltransferase gives MLKKKVLHINHTTFGGTGRVVNTIIESLELLDYDNVFVTVRGDTDKKAIYLNKFSYYFSKILSKIFTKTSTSNNKIEPEVFCSSKFNVIRNGIKDSNVEIIILYWINNTITTDDVRKLAKSTNAKIYIYLMDEAFLTGGCFYFDSCENYIKGCGNCPAILWGKIHKDITYNNARKDRTNFNEINPTILCPSTQSLIDSEKSYILQGFKKEKLLIPLGDDYGIRKNKIEVRANFNIDHKGTLLFFGASSLSNERKGTKYLLEALAIVFEALDERERDNVKLVIAGNAGEMNLDTIKFESYVLGYLSHNQLVDAYKMSDIFVSSSIIDMGPMMVNESIKSGLPVVCFDIGISKDLVINGQTGFRVETKNVQLMAESIIKILRQTEVEKQNMIQNCLKVGENLLSYRVFNDSIKEIFNA, from the coding sequence ATGTTAAAGAAAAAAGTTCTACATATAAACCATACAACTTTTGGAGGAACCGGCAGAGTCGTTAATACAATTATTGAGTCCTTGGAACTGTTGGATTACGACAATGTTTTTGTAACCGTAAGAGGAGATACAGATAAAAAAGCGATCTATCTGAATAAATTTTCATATTATTTTTCAAAAATCCTCTCAAAAATTTTTACAAAAACGTCAACGTCAAATAATAAGATAGAACCGGAAGTCTTTTGCAGTTCAAAATTTAATGTTATCAGAAATGGCATTAAAGATAGTAATGTAGAGATCATAATTTTATATTGGATTAACAATACCATCACTACAGATGACGTTAGAAAGCTTGCAAAAAGTACCAATGCCAAGATTTACATTTATCTTATGGATGAGGCATTTTTGACAGGGGGTTGTTTCTATTTTGATTCCTGTGAAAATTATATTAAAGGTTGTGGCAATTGCCCTGCGATACTGTGGGGAAAAATCCATAAGGATATTACTTACAATAATGCAAGAAAAGATAGAACCAATTTTAATGAAATTAATCCTACCATTCTATGCCCCTCTACTCAATCATTAATTGATTCAGAAAAAAGTTACATTTTGCAGGGCTTTAAAAAAGAAAAATTACTTATTCCATTAGGTGACGATTACGGTATAAGAAAAAATAAAATCGAAGTACGAGCTAATTTTAATATCGATCATAAGGGTACTCTACTTTTTTTTGGAGCAAGCAGTCTTTCCAATGAAAGAAAAGGGACCAAATATTTGTTGGAAGCTCTGGCTATTGTTTTTGAAGCTCTTGACGAAAGGGAAAGGGATAATGTGAAACTTGTGATAGCTGGTAATGCAGGTGAGATGAATTTAGATACGATTAAATTTGAATCATATGTATTGGGATATCTTTCTCATAATCAACTCGTAGATGCTTATAAAATGTCAGATATATTTGTTTCGTCATCAATTATTGATATGGGTCCAATGATGGTGAACGAATCAATAAAAAGCGGCTTACCAGTAGTTTGTTTTGATATCGGGATTAGTAAAGATTTAGTAATCAATGGTCAAACAGGTTTTCGTGTGGAAACAAAGAATGTACAATTGATGGCAGAATCAATTATTAAGATTCTCAGACAGACAGAGGTTGAAAAACAAAATATGATCCAAAATTGTTTGAAAGTCGGGGAAAACTTGCTAAGTTATAGAGTATTTAACGATAGCATAAAAGAAATATTTAACGCGTAA
- a CDS encoding GNAT family N-acetyltransferase, producing the protein MLKINDLKWDSSFFNKKIGKVEITDEVFNIEEHLLKSYDLIYIFSSQKLKNNETSTLVDEKVTYFKKIEKSEDHSEILFYDNNCHEQLIKLGLQSGKYSRFNLDPNFVNNEYENLYTQWVNNSISNADTEIIIEEFENLVVGFVTVVKNNAAQGEIGLVAVDEAHRGKGIAKKLMKQALAYFYKNNIKEVRVVTQLFNKPACKLYESVGFEIEDVKYIYHHWTNTNILNK; encoded by the coding sequence ATGTTAAAAATTAACGACTTAAAATGGGATTCTTCTTTTTTCAATAAAAAGATTGGTAAAGTAGAAATTACCGATGAAGTTTTTAATATTGAAGAGCACTTATTAAAATCTTACGATCTTATTTATATATTCTCTTCACAAAAATTAAAAAATAATGAGACTTCAACTTTAGTGGATGAAAAAGTTACCTATTTTAAAAAAATAGAGAAGTCTGAAGATCATTCTGAAATTTTGTTTTACGATAACAATTGTCATGAACAGTTAATAAAATTAGGTCTACAAAGTGGAAAATATTCCAGATTCAATCTCGATCCCAATTTTGTTAATAATGAATATGAAAATTTATATACTCAATGGGTTAATAATTCTATTTCTAATGCAGATACAGAAATCATAATAGAAGAATTTGAAAATTTAGTTGTGGGTTTTGTAACAGTTGTAAAAAATAATGCGGCACAGGGGGAGATTGGTTTAGTTGCTGTTGATGAGGCACATCGCGGAAAAGGAATCGCAAAAAAATTAATGAAGCAAGCTTTAGCTTACTTTTATAAAAATAATATTAAAGAAGTTAGAGTTGTAACCCAGTTGTTTAATAAACCGGCATGTAAGCTTTATGAATCAGTAGGTTTTGAAATTGAAGATGTAAAGTATATATATCATCATTGGACAAATACAAATATTCTTAATAAATAG
- a CDS encoding polysaccharide biosynthesis protein yields the protein MKIQDKILLITGGTGSFGTAVLNRFLQTDHFKEIRIFSRDEKKQDDMRNLYKNDKIKYYIGDVRDFSSVEPATRGVDYIFHAAALKQVPSCEFFPMQAVKTNVEGTQNVIRAATANKVQKVICLSTDKAAYPINAMGISKAMMEKVAVAESRNTTETVVCLTRYGNVMASRGSVIPLFLNQIQKGEPITITDPNMSRFFMSLEDAVDLVLFAFEHANPGDLFVNKAPAGSIGDLAKALIELTGKEVPVKVIGTRHGEKLYETLCTREEMAKAEDMGDFYRVPADNRDLNYAQYFSEGEEEVALIEDYHSHNTEQQGVEGLKKLISTLPLIRKEVFGEDVLQYPY from the coding sequence ATGAAAATACAAGATAAAATTTTACTGATCACAGGCGGTACAGGCTCCTTCGGAACAGCTGTCCTAAACAGATTTTTACAGACAGATCACTTCAAGGAAATCCGTATTTTTTCTCGTGATGAGAAAAAGCAGGATGATATGCGAAACCTTTATAAAAATGATAAAATTAAATATTATATCGGTGATGTGAGAGATTTTTCAAGTGTTGAACCTGCTACAAGAGGGGTAGATTATATCTTCCATGCAGCCGCATTAAAGCAGGTGCCTTCATGCGAATTTTTTCCGATGCAGGCAGTGAAAACCAATGTTGAAGGTACCCAGAATGTAATTCGTGCTGCAACTGCCAATAAAGTGCAGAAAGTAATTTGCCTTTCAACCGACAAAGCGGCATATCCTATTAACGCAATGGGGATTTCCAAAGCTATGATGGAGAAAGTGGCTGTTGCCGAATCAAGAAACACTACCGAAACCGTCGTCTGTCTTACCCGATATGGCAATGTAATGGCATCAAGAGGCTCTGTTATTCCTTTATTTTTAAATCAGATTCAGAAAGGTGAACCTATCACCATCACAGATCCCAATATGTCACGGTTTTTTATGTCATTGGAAGATGCAGTAGATTTGGTATTATTTGCATTTGAACACGCCAATCCGGGAGATTTATTTGTCAATAAAGCTCCGGCGGGAAGTATTGGTGATCTGGCAAAAGCTTTAATTGAACTGACCGGTAAAGAAGTTCCTGTAAAAGTGATTGGAACTCGTCACGGTGAGAAATTATATGAAACACTGTGTACACGTGAAGAAATGGCAAAAGCTGAAGATATGGGAGATTTTTACCGCGTACCGGCAGATAACAGGGATCTGAATTATGCACAGTATTTTTCTGAAGGCGAAGAAGAAGTTGCTTTGATAGAAGATTATCATTCACATAATACAGAACAGCAGGGCGTTGAAGGTTTAAAAAAACTGATTTCTACATTGCCTTTGATCCGGAAAGAAGTTTTTGGGGAAGATGTTTTGCAGTATCCTTATTAA